The genomic interval GCGAAGCGTCGGCATCGAGCGCCAGCAGATGCTCGTCCACCTCCAGATGATCGCCGCTCACCCGCCCATGGAACAGGTTCACCGAGCCGAGGAAGCCATACACGAACGGGCTCGCCGGCTGCTCATAGACCGCGTTGGGCGTGCCGACCTGCTCGACCCGACCGCGATTCATCAGCACCACGCGGTCGGAGACTTCGAGCGCCTCCTCCTGGTCGTGGGTGACGAAAATGCTGGTGATGTGCAGCTCGTCGTGCAGCCGGCGCAGCCAGCGGCGCAAGTCCTTGCGCACCTGGGCATCGAGCGCGCCGAACGGTTCGTCGAGCAGCAGCACCTGAGGCTCGACGGCCAGCGCGCGGGCGAGCGCGATGCGCTGGCGCTGGCCGCCGGAGAGTTCGGCCGGATAGCGCCTGGCCAGCCAGTCGAGCTGCACCAGTTCGAGCAGTTCATGCACGCGACGGCTGATCTCCGCCTCGCTCGGGCGCGTCTTGCGCGGCCGCACGCGCAGGCCGAAGGCGATGTTCTCGAACACCGTCATGTGGCGGAACAAGGCGTAATGCTGGAAGACGAAGCCGACCTGGCGCTCGCGCACGTCGCGCGCCGAAGCGTCCTCGCCATGAAACAGCACTTGGCCGCGGTCGGCGTTTTCCAGCCCGGCGATGATGCGCAGCAGCGTCGTCTTGCCGCAGCCGCTGGGCCCGAGCAGCGCGACGAGTTCGCCGGAGGGAAACTCCAGGCTGATGTCGTCGAGCGCGATAAAATTGCCGAATGCCTTGTGAAGTCCCTGGACGGCGATGCTCATGGTCTTTCTTCCTGTGCTGTGTTGCGGGAATGCTCGCCAAAGCGCCATTCGACGAACTGCTTGGCCGCCAGCGTCACCAGCGCCAGCACGGCCAGCAGCGAAGCGACGGCGAAGGCGGCGGCGAAGTTGTATTCGTTGTAGAGAATCTCGACGTGCAGCGGCATGGTGTTGGTCTGGCCGCGGATGTGGCCGGACACCACCGACACCGCGCCGAACTCGCCCATGGCGCGGGCATTACAGAGAATCACGCCGTAGAGCAGGCCCCACTTGACGTTGGGCAGCGTGACGCGCCACCAGGTCTGCCAGGCCGACGCGCCGAGCACGATGGCGGCCTCCTCTTCCTCGGTGCCCTGCGCCTGCATCAGCGGAATCAGCTCGCGGGCGACGAAGGGAAAGGTGACGAAGATCGTCGCCAGCACGATGCCCGGCACGGCGAACAGAATCTGGATGTCATGCATCTGCAGCCACGGCCCGAACCAGCCCTGGGCGCCAAACAGCAGCACGTAGATCAACCCCGAGATCACCGGCGAAACGGCGAAGGGCAGATCGATCAAGGTCAACAGCACGCTCTTGCCGCGAAACTCGAACTTGGCGATGGCCCAGGCCGCCGCCACGCCGAACACCAGATTCGCCGGCACACTGATCGCCGCCGCGATCAGCGTCAGCTTGATCGCAGCCAGCGCATCCTCCTCGCGCAGCGCCTGCCAATACACGTCGACACCCTTGCGCAAGGCTTCGTGGAATACCGTCGCCAGCGGCAGGAACAGGAACAGGCCGAGAAACGCCAGCGCCGTGGCGATCAGCAGCCAGCGCACCAGCCGCGGCTCCTCGGTGGCATGGCGCAACGCCCGGGTGCCTGCGGCGGGCGCTGCGGATAAAGAAAGTGCGGCGGCGCTCATGCGTCCTCCCGGGTGCGGCTGCCGCTCCACCATTGCAGCAGGTTGATGGCGAGCAGCAGCGCGAATGAAATCACCAGCATCACCACGGCAATCGCGGTGGCGCCGGCGTAATCGTATTGTTCGAGCTTGGTGATGATCAGCAACGGCGCGATCTCCGAGACCAGCGGCATGTTGCCGGCGATGAACACCACCGAGCCGTATTCGCCGATGGCGCGCGCGAACGCCAGTGCGAAACCGGTCAGCAGCGCCGGGGCGAGCGTCGGCAGGATCACGCGCCAGAAGGTCTGCCGCCGATTCGCGCCGAGGCTGGCGGCGGCTTCCTCCTGCTCCGCTTCGAGATCGTCGAGCACCGGCTGCACCGTGCGCACCACGTACGGCAGCCCGATGAAGATCAGCGCCAGCGTGATGCCCAGCGGCGTGAAGGCGATCTTGATGTCGTATGGCGCGAACAGCTTGCCGATCACACCGTTGCCGGCGTAGATCGCCGTCAACGCGATACCGGCGACCGCCGTCGGCAAGGCGAACGGCAGATCGACGAAGGCGTCGACCAGCTTCTTGCCGAAGAAGTCGTAACGCGCGAGCACCCAGGCCACCAGCAGGCCGAACACGGCATTGACCAGCGCGGCAATCAGGGAAGCGCCGAAGGTCAGGCGCAGCGCGGCGAGCACGCGCGGCGTCGTCACCGCGGCGATGAAGCCGTCCCAGCCGAGTACCGCCGAATTGAAAAAAGCCGCCGACAGCGGGATCAGCACGATCAGGCCAAGATACAGCAGGGTGTAGCCCAGCGTCAGGCCGAAGCCGGGCAGCACGCTGTGGCGGGTGAGTAATGCTCGACGAATGGCGCTCATGAAGAAGACGAAGCCTGTATATGAATTCGATTCGTTATGAATCGCGGCGAAGTATGTGGCGGCACGTCACAAGAGGGAAATACCGATTTCCCATTTGCTCATAACGGATCCGTATAAGACCTGCCGCGCCGGTATCTTGCGCTGCGCACGCCGCTTCATCTGCTCGGCGTGTAAATCTGGTCGAAGGTGCCGCCGTCCTCGAAGTGGGCCTTCTGCGCCTTCTGCCAGCCGCCGAACACCTCGTCGATGCGGACGAGCTTGACATTGACGAACTGCCTGGCGAACCTGGCCGCGACCTTCGGATCGTTCGGACGGTAGTAGTGCTTCGCGGCGATCTCCTGGCCTTCGGGCGAGTAGAGATGCTCGAGATAGGCTTGCGCGACGGCGCGCGTGCCGTGCTTGTCGACGTTCTTGTCAACGAGGGTCACGGGCGGCTCGGCGAGGATGGAGAGCGAGGGCACGACGATCTCCAGCCTGTCCGGACCGAGCTCCCTGAGCGCGAGGAAGGCTTCGTTTTCCCACGAGATGAACACGTCGCCGATGCCGCGTTCGACGAAGGTGGTCGTCGAGCCGCGCGCGCCGGAATCGAGTACCGACACGTTAGCGTAGATTTTCCTGACGAAGTCCCTGGCCTTCTCGTCGTTGCCGCCGGGCTGCTTGAGCGCATAGGCCCAGGCGGCGAGGTAGTTCCAGCGCGCGCCGCCGGAGGTCTTGGGATTCGGCGTAACGACGCCGATGCCGGGCCTGGCCAGATCGTTCCAGTCCTTGATGTTCTTCGGGTTGCCCTTCCTGACGAGGAAGACGATGGTCGAGGTATAGGGCGAGGAGTTGTATGGCAGACGCTTTTGCCAGTCGGGCGGGAAGAGCTTGGCTTTTTCGGCGATGGCGTCGATATCGTAGGCCAGCGCCAGCGTGACGACGTCGGCTTCGAGGCCGTCGATCACCGCGCGCGCCTGCTTGCCGGCGCCGCCGTGCGATTGCCTGACATTCACCTTGCCGCCGGTCTTGTCCTGCCAGTGCTTGGCGAAAGCTGCGTTGAACTCCTTGTACAGCTCGCGGGTCGGGTCGTAGGAAACGTTGAGCAGCGTGGTCTGCGCAGCCACGGGAGCGCTCAAGGTCAGGAACAGGCCTGCGGTAACCAGCAAGCGGGAGAGGGCATTGCGAAACATGAGACGCTCCTTCGAAAGTGATTGAAAACGGGCCCAGTGTATGAAAGGAGATTGCGCGTGAGAACGAAGCAATTCTTGGATGGATATATCGCATGGTGTATATCCTCCCCGCGCCAGCGGCAAGGCGGAGCGGGACGTTTCCCGAAGCACCCGGCGGTGGCGCAGGCGCAGAGATGCCGGCAGCGCCCAACCCCATGCAAAGCCGCTAGAATTCCCGATCCATACAGCCACAGGCTACAGGCCACCGGCCGGCCGACCGCACCCAGCAACCCAGGAGACCGCATGAAGCTCGAAACCCTCGCCGTGCATGGCGGCTACAGCCCCGACCCGACCACCAAGGCGGTGGCCGTACCCATCTACCAGACGACCTCCTACGCCTTCGACGACACCCAGCATGGCGCGGATCTGTTCGACCTGAAGGTTGCCGGCAACATCTACACGCGCATCATGAACCCGACCACCGACGTGCTGGAAAAGCGCGTCGCCGCGATGGAAGGCGGCATCGCCGCGCTGGCCTTCGCTTCCGGCATGGCGGCAATCACCGCGGCCATCCAGACGCTGGCCGCGGCCGGCGACAACATCGTCGCCACCAGCCAGGTGTATGGCGGCACCTATACGCTGTTCCGTCACAGCCTCAAGGCCATGGGCATCGAAGCCCGCCTGGTGGATGGCCGCGATCCGGCCGCCTTTGCCGCCGCCATCGACGACCGCACCAGGCTGATCTATTGCGAATCCGTCGGCAACCCGGCCGGCAACGTCGTGGACCTGCAGGCGCTAGCCAGGGTCGCCCACGATCACGGCCTGCCGCTGGTGGTGGACAACACCGTGCCCACCCCCATGCTCTGCCGCCCTTTCGAGCATGGCGCCGACATCGTGGTGCACGCGCTCACCAAATACATGGGAGGCCATGGCAACAGCATCGGCGGCATCATCGTCGATTCCGGCAAATTCGACTGGCAGGGGAATCCGCGCTTTCCGCAGTTCTCCACCCCCGAGCCGGCCTATCACGGTGTGGTGTATACCGAAGCCTTCGGCCCGGCGGCGTTCGTCGCGCGCGCCCGGACCGTGGCCTTGCGCAATACCGGCGCGGCGATTTCGCCGTTCAACGCCTTTCTCATCCTGCAAGGCATCGAAACCCTGCCGCTGCGCATGGAACGCCATTGCAGCAATGCCCTGGCGCTGGCGCAATATCTGAAGAATCATCCCAAGGTCAGCTGGGTGAACTTCGGCGGCCTGGCAGACGACAGCCAGTTCGCGCTGGCGCAAAAGTACATGCGCGGCGGCATTCCGGCTTCCCTGTTCACTTTCGGCATCAAGGGCGATCTGGCGGCCTGCGCGCGCTTCATGGACAAGCTCGAAATCGTCAAGCGGCTGGTGAATATCGGCGATGCCAAGAGCCTCGCCTGCCATCCGGCCAGCACCACCCATCGCCAGCTCGACGATGAGGAGCTGAAGAGCGCCGGCGTCAGCCGGGATCTGGTGCGCATCTGCGTCGGCATCGAACACATCGACGACCTGATCGCCGACATCGAGCAGGCCCTGGCGGCCGTCTGAGCCTGAATCCCGACAGGAGACCTCCATGTCCTTGCAGCTTTCGTCGCCTCACCCATCCCTTCGGCTTCGTTCGTTGCTGACGGCGCTGCTGAGCGGTCTGCTCTGTTTGCCGGCCGGCCCGCTCCAGGCCAAGGCCAACCCGGAAGAGATCGGTCAACTGGGCAGGCAGTTGACCTGCATGGGCGCCGAGAAAGCCGGCAGCCCGGGCGGCGTTGCCGAATACACCGGCAAATGGCTGGGCGCCGCGCCCGGCATGAAGCAGGAAACCAACCGCCTGCCCAGCGATCCCTATGCCGATGAAAAACCGCTGTACACCATCACGGCGACCAACTTTCCGCAATACGCCGACAAGCTCAGCGAAGGGCAAAAGGCGATGTTCCGGAAATTTCCGAACAGCTTCCGCATGACGGTCTATCCTTCGCATCGCGATTTTCGCTATGACAACTCCATCTGCCAGGTCATCGCGAAGAACGCCACGGAAGCCGAGCTCGCCGCCGATGGCCTGTCGGTGATCAACGGCTACATGGGCGCCAGTCCCTTCCCCTTGCCGAAGAACGGGCTGGAGCTGCTCTGGAACGCCGTCCTGCCGGCCATGACGCATGTCGAATACCGCGATACCGACCTTGCCATCGTCTATCCGAACGGCAACATCACCTGGGGCGCCCAACTGGTCTGGGTTCTGGCGCGCGCCAACGATCCGCAACTGCGCGGCAGGAAGCATGAGGGACTGTCCGCGCTGGCGCGCGGCGTGACGCTGCTGCCGGAACGTGAAAAAGGCATGATGACGCGCGTCATCGACAAGTTTTCCATGGAGAAGGAATCCCGCCTGGCCTGGCAGTACATTCCCGCCTCGCGCCGTGTCCGCCAGGCACCGGGCTTCGGCTTCGACATGCCCATGGCCTCGTCGGCGAACACGCTGACCATCGACGATGCGCGCATCTTCAACGGCTCCGGCGAACGCTACGACTGGAAGCTGCTCGGCAAGCGCGAGCTCCACATTCCCTACAACAACTATCGTCTCGAATCCCGTACCGTCGGCGAAAACAAGTACGCCGGGTTATTGACGCCGAACCACGAAAATCCCGACCTGGTGCGCTGGGAGCTACATCGCGTCTGGGTGCTGGAAGCGCGTCTCAAGGAAGGTTTCCGCCACCTCTACCCGCACCGGGTGTTCTACATCGACGAGGACAGCTGGCTATTCACCATGGCCGACACCTACGATGCCCAGGGCCGCATCTGGAAATACAACTGGATCAACAACGTCTACCAGCCGGGATCGAATGTCTTCAACCAGTTCTCGGCCTTCTATCACGACCTGAACTCGGGCGCCTATACGGTCTACGACCTGACCCAGGGCAAACCGCAGGGCGTGATCGTCGATGCGCCGAAGGCCGAATACGGCAAGCCGTCGTTCTATTCGATCGACAACCTCAAGACCTCCGGCTATTGAGAAGCCAGGAGGCGCGGCTCAAATCTGGTACTGGCGTGCGGACTCCAGCATCCGCACGCTGATGCTTTCCAGACGATCGGCCACCGCCTTGGTCTGGGCCGCTGCCGTGACGTTGGTCTGAGTCATGATCGAAACCTGCTCCACATCGTTCGCCAGCAGCGTCATGGCCGCCCGCTGCTCGCTGGTGGCATGGGAAATGCCAACCACCATGTCGATGGCGGCCTGCATGCTGCCGCTGATTTTCCTGAGGGCCTCACCCACCTTGCTCACCACGGCGACACCGGAATTGACGCGATCCACACCGTTTGCCATGGTCTCGACCGCACTGGCCGCTTCATCGCGGATCGCCCCGGTCATGCCGCTGATCTCCTGGGTCGCCTGGGAAGTGCGCTCGGCCAGCTTGCGCACCTCGTCGGCCACCACGGCAAAGCCCCGGCCCTGCTCGCCCGCCCGCGCCGCCTCGATGGCGGCATTCAGCGCCAGCAGATTGGTCTGATCGGCAATCTCCCGGATCAGCCCGACGATGCGATTGATTTCATCGGAACGCTGGCCGAGCGATTCGATCTGCCGCGCCGAAGTCTGGATGAACT from Sterolibacterium denitrificans carries:
- a CDS encoding sulfate/molybdate ABC transporter ATP-binding protein; protein product: MSIAVQGLHKAFGNFIALDDISLEFPSGELVALLGPSGCGKTTLLRIIAGLENADRGQVLFHGEDASARDVRERQVGFVFQHYALFRHMTVFENIAFGLRVRPRKTRPSEAEISRRVHELLELVQLDWLARRYPAELSGGQRQRIALARALAVEPQVLLLDEPFGALDAQVRKDLRRWLRRLHDELHITSIFVTHDQEEALEVSDRVVLMNRGRVEQVGTPNAVYEQPASPFVYGFLGSVNLFHGRVSGDHLEVDEHLLALDADASHSSHASQVSHAPHTLSPGSAAVAYARPHEIDLIVPSPDALDQAGLPAVVRRILAFGGSVRVELERETADGTPGAVLTAEIGRERLRELGLAEGDRVLARPRNARVFAAPEGAREAA
- the cysW gene encoding sulfate ABC transporter permease subunit CysW, which translates into the protein MSAAALSLSAAPAAGTRALRHATEEPRLVRWLLIATALAFLGLFLFLPLATVFHEALRKGVDVYWQALREEDALAAIKLTLIAAAISVPANLVFGVAAAWAIAKFEFRGKSVLLTLIDLPFAVSPVISGLIYVLLFGAQGWFGPWLQMHDIQILFAVPGIVLATIFVTFPFVARELIPLMQAQGTEEEEAAIVLGASAWQTWWRVTLPNVKWGLLYGVILCNARAMGEFGAVSVVSGHIRGQTNTMPLHVEILYNEYNFAAAFAVASLLAVLALVTLAAKQFVEWRFGEHSRNTAQEERP
- the cysT gene encoding sulfate ABC transporter permease subunit CysT, encoding MSAIRRALLTRHSVLPGFGLTLGYTLLYLGLIVLIPLSAAFFNSAVLGWDGFIAAVTTPRVLAALRLTFGASLIAALVNAVFGLLVAWVLARYDFFGKKLVDAFVDLPFALPTAVAGIALTAIYAGNGVIGKLFAPYDIKIAFTPLGITLALIFIGLPYVVRTVQPVLDDLEAEQEEAAASLGANRRQTFWRVILPTLAPALLTGFALAFARAIGEYGSVVFIAGNMPLVSEIAPLLIITKLEQYDYAGATAIAVVMLVISFALLLAINLLQWWSGSRTREDA
- a CDS encoding sulfate ABC transporter substrate-binding protein → MFRNALSRLLVTAGLFLTLSAPVAAQTTLLNVSYDPTRELYKEFNAAFAKHWQDKTGGKVNVRQSHGGAGKQARAVIDGLEADVVTLALAYDIDAIAEKAKLFPPDWQKRLPYNSSPYTSTIVFLVRKGNPKNIKDWNDLARPGIGVVTPNPKTSGGARWNYLAAWAYALKQPGGNDEKARDFVRKIYANVSVLDSGARGSTTTFVERGIGDVFISWENEAFLALRELGPDRLEIVVPSLSILAEPPVTLVDKNVDKHGTRAVAQAYLEHLYSPEGQEIAAKHYYRPNDPKVAARFARQFVNVKLVRIDEVFGGWQKAQKAHFEDGGTFDQIYTPSR
- a CDS encoding O-acetylhomoserine aminocarboxypropyltransferase/cysteine synthase family protein yields the protein MKLETLAVHGGYSPDPTTKAVAVPIYQTTSYAFDDTQHGADLFDLKVAGNIYTRIMNPTTDVLEKRVAAMEGGIAALAFASGMAAITAAIQTLAAAGDNIVATSQVYGGTYTLFRHSLKAMGIEARLVDGRDPAAFAAAIDDRTRLIYCESVGNPAGNVVDLQALARVAHDHGLPLVVDNTVPTPMLCRPFEHGADIVVHALTKYMGGHGNSIGGIIVDSGKFDWQGNPRFPQFSTPEPAYHGVVYTEAFGPAAFVARARTVALRNTGAAISPFNAFLILQGIETLPLRMERHCSNALALAQYLKNHPKVSWVNFGGLADDSQFALAQKYMRGGIPASLFTFGIKGDLAACARFMDKLEIVKRLVNIGDAKSLACHPASTTHRQLDDEELKSAGVSRDLVRICVGIEHIDDLIADIEQALAAV
- a CDS encoding DUF1329 domain-containing protein, yielding MSLQLSSPHPSLRLRSLLTALLSGLLCLPAGPLQAKANPEEIGQLGRQLTCMGAEKAGSPGGVAEYTGKWLGAAPGMKQETNRLPSDPYADEKPLYTITATNFPQYADKLSEGQKAMFRKFPNSFRMTVYPSHRDFRYDNSICQVIAKNATEAELAADGLSVINGYMGASPFPLPKNGLELLWNAVLPAMTHVEYRDTDLAIVYPNGNITWGAQLVWVLARANDPQLRGRKHEGLSALARGVTLLPEREKGMMTRVIDKFSMEKESRLAWQYIPASRRVRQAPGFGFDMPMASSANTLTIDDARIFNGSGERYDWKLLGKRELHIPYNNYRLESRTVGENKYAGLLTPNHENPDLVRWELHRVWVLEARLKEGFRHLYPHRVFYIDEDSWLFTMADTYDAQGRIWKYNWINNVYQPGSNVFNQFSAFYHDLNSGAYTVYDLTQGKPQGVIVDAPKAEYGKPSFYSIDNLKTSGY